Proteins from one Ochotona princeps isolate mOchPri1 unplaced genomic scaffold, mOchPri1.hap1 HAP1_SCAFFOLD_116, whole genome shotgun sequence genomic window:
- the TDRP gene encoding testis development-related protein: MWKLSRGRVLLDEALEEEDGLPEGPPPAMAAAAAQVQGASFRGWKDVASLFNKDDEQHLLESRKPPKSKGANSRLREELKAEKKPGFWDNLVLKQNTQPRKPDEMEGWEPPRLAEGDAAVDSGDIAGSCLPWPEWEDAPQGSSKYTSLASSSGSSRWSLRAAGKLVSIRRQSRGHLRDGWQEAE, encoded by the exons ATGTGGAAGCTGAGCCGGGGCCGGGTGCTTCTTGACGaagccctggaggaggaggacggCCTGCCGGAGGGGCCGCCGCCTGCGATGGCTGCCGCTGCAGCGCAG GTGCAGGGAGCAAGTTTCCGAGGGTGGAAGGACGTGGCTTCCCTATTTAACAAAGACGATGAACAGCATCTGCTCGAAAGCCGTAAACCCCCCAAGTCCAAAGG AGCAAACTCACGACTGAGAGAGGAGCTCAAGGCTGAGAAGAAGCCTGGATTTTGGGACAATTTGGTCTTGAAGCAGAACACACAGCCCAGGAAACCGGATGAGATGGAAGGCTGGGAACCTCCCAGACTGGCTGAGGGAGATGCAGCCGTCGACTCGGGGGACATAGCGGGCAGCTGCCTGCCTTGGCCGGAGTGGGAGGATGCCCCCCAGGGCTCTTCTAAGTACACCAGCCTGGCCAGCTCATCAGGCAGCTCCCGATGGAGCCTCCGGGCTGCAGGCAAGCTGGTCAGCATCCGTCGGCAGAGCAGAGGGCACCTGCGGGATGGCTGGCAGGAGGCCGAGTGA